The following are encoded together in the Bradyrhizobium algeriense genome:
- the trmD gene encoding tRNA (guanosine(37)-N1)-methyltransferase TrmD, with the protein MTWRATVLTLFPEMFPGPLGVSLAGKALTSGLWELEARDIRDSATDRHRSVDDTPAGGGPGMVLRADVLAAAIDAADIDQSRPRLLMSPRGRPLTQSLVAELAAGPGPLVVCGRFEGVDQRVIEARHLEEVSIGDYVLSGGEIAAMTLIDACVRLLPGVMGKQASGEDESFSEGLLEYPQFTRPQEFEGLGIPEILISGDHAKVAAWRRAEAEALTRTRRPDLWAARPGQKGTKRTTDG; encoded by the coding sequence ATGACCTGGCGCGCTACCGTCCTCACACTGTTCCCCGAGATGTTTCCCGGGCCGCTCGGCGTCAGCCTGGCGGGCAAGGCGCTGACTTCAGGCCTGTGGGAGCTGGAGGCGCGCGACATCAGGGACTCCGCCACCGACCGCCACCGCAGCGTCGATGACACCCCGGCCGGCGGCGGCCCGGGGATGGTGTTGCGCGCCGACGTGCTGGCGGCGGCGATCGATGCTGCGGATATCGACCAAAGCCGTCCGCGCCTCCTGATGAGCCCGCGGGGTCGGCCATTGACCCAGTCGCTTGTGGCGGAACTCGCCGCTGGCCCCGGGCCGCTGGTCGTCTGCGGGAGGTTCGAGGGGGTCGATCAGCGGGTCATCGAAGCCCGGCACCTCGAGGAGGTCTCGATCGGAGACTATGTGTTGTCCGGTGGCGAGATCGCCGCGATGACCCTGATCGACGCCTGCGTGCGGCTTTTGCCGGGTGTGATGGGCAAGCAGGCCTCGGGTGAGGACGAAAGCTTTTCCGAAGGACTACTGGAGTACCCCCAATTCACCCGCCCGCAGGAGTTCGAGGGCCTTGGCATCCCGGAAATCCTGATCTCAGGCGACCATGCCAAGGTGGCGGCCTGGCGCCGGGCCGAAGCCGAGGCCCTGACCCGGACGCGCCGGCCGGATTTATGGGCCGCGAGGCCCGGCCAAAAAGGCACAAAAAGAACGACAGACGGGTGA
- the leuC gene encoding 3-isopropylmalate dehydratase large subunit, with the protein MSKPTTLYDKIWNDHLVHEADDGTCLLYIDRHLVHEVTSPQAFEGLRATGRKVRAPEKTLAVVDHNVPTTDRSKPNPDPESIEQIRALADNAKEFGVEYFNEFDKRQGIVHVIGPEQGFTLPGTTIVCGDSHTSTHGAFGALAHGIGTSEVEHVLATQTLIQKKAKNMRAVVDGKLPDGVTGKDIILAIIGEIGTAGGTGYVLEYAGDAIRALSMEGRMTVCNMSIEGGARAGLIAPDEKAFEFLKGRPKSPKGADWDAAMRYWEKLRSDDGAHFDHEIRLDAAKLPPIVTWGTSPEDVVSITGFVPDPDKIADEAKRLSKHRALKYMGLAAGTKITDIKLDRVFIGSCTNGRIEDLRAAAKVAEGKTVNAHVNAMIVPGSGIVKEQAEAEGLDKIFIKAGFEWREPGCSMCLAMNPDKLSPEERCASTSNRNFEGRQGFKGRTHLVSPAMAAAAAIAGHFVDIREWR; encoded by the coding sequence ATGTCCAAGCCGACCACACTGTACGACAAGATCTGGAACGACCATCTGGTGCACGAAGCCGATGACGGCACATGCCTGCTCTATATCGATCGCCATCTGGTGCACGAAGTGACCTCGCCGCAGGCGTTCGAAGGCCTGCGCGCGACGGGGCGCAAGGTTCGCGCGCCGGAAAAGACGCTGGCCGTCGTGGATCACAACGTCCCGACCACCGACCGCAGCAAACCCAATCCCGACCCTGAAAGCATCGAGCAGATCCGGGCGCTGGCGGACAACGCCAAGGAGTTCGGCGTCGAATATTTCAACGAATTCGACAAGCGCCAGGGCATCGTCCACGTGATCGGCCCCGAGCAGGGCTTCACGCTGCCCGGCACCACCATCGTCTGCGGTGACAGCCACACCTCAACCCATGGCGCGTTCGGCGCGCTGGCGCACGGCATCGGCACGTCGGAAGTCGAACACGTGCTGGCGACGCAAACGCTGATCCAGAAAAAAGCAAAAAACATGCGCGCGGTGGTCGACGGCAAATTGCCCGACGGCGTCACCGGCAAGGACATCATCCTGGCGATCATCGGCGAGATCGGCACCGCCGGCGGCACCGGCTATGTGCTGGAATATGCCGGCGACGCCATCCGTGCGCTCTCGATGGAAGGCCGCATGACGGTCTGCAACATGTCGATCGAGGGCGGCGCCCGCGCCGGCCTGATCGCGCCGGACGAAAAGGCGTTCGAGTTCCTGAAAGGCCGCCCGAAGTCGCCGAAGGGCGCCGACTGGGACGCCGCGATGCGCTATTGGGAAAAGCTGCGCTCCGACGACGGCGCGCATTTCGACCACGAGATCCGGCTGGACGCGGCAAAGCTGCCGCCGATCGTGACCTGGGGCACCTCGCCCGAGGACGTGGTGTCGATCACAGGCTTCGTGCCGGATCCCGACAAGATCGCGGACGAGGCCAAGCGGCTGTCGAAGCACCGCGCCCTGAAATATATGGGCCTGGCGGCGGGGACGAAGATCACCGACATCAAGCTCGACCGCGTCTTCATCGGCTCCTGCACCAACGGCCGCATCGAGGATCTGCGCGCCGCCGCAAAGGTCGCCGAGGGCAAGACGGTCAACGCCCACGTCAACGCGATGATCGTGCCGGGCTCGGGCATCGTGAAGGAACAGGCCGAAGCCGAGGGCCTCGACAAGATCTTCATCAAGGCCGGCTTCGAATGGCGCGAGCCGGGTTGCTCGATGTGTCTGGCGATGAACCCCGACAAGCTGTCCCCGGAAGAGCGCTGCGCCTCGACCTCGAACCGCAATTTCGAGGGCCGTCAGGGCTTTAAGGGCCGCACCCATCTGGTGTCGCCGGCCATGGCAGCAGCGGCGGCGATCGCCGGGCACTTCGTCGACATCAGGGAGTGGCGTTAA
- the rplS gene encoding 50S ribosomal protein L19, with product MNLIQQLEKEQFEKLSATKSIPEFGPGDTVIVNVKVVEGERTRVQAYEGVCIGRSGGGLNESFTVRKISYGEGVERVFPVMSPMIDSIKVVRRGKVRRAKLYYLRQLRGKSARIVEKQDRATAVGE from the coding sequence ATGAACCTCATTCAACAGCTCGAAAAAGAGCAATTCGAAAAGCTGTCGGCGACCAAGTCGATTCCGGAATTCGGCCCCGGCGACACCGTGATCGTCAACGTCAAGGTGGTCGAAGGCGAGCGCACCCGCGTGCAGGCCTATGAAGGCGTCTGCATCGGCCGTTCCGGCGGCGGGCTCAACGAGAGCTTCACCGTCCGCAAGATTTCCTACGGCGAAGGCGTGGAGCGCGTGTTCCCGGTGATGTCGCCGATGATCGACTCGATCAAGGTGGTGCGCCGCGGCAAGGTGCGTCGCGCCAAGCTGTATTACCTGCGCCAACTGCGCGGCAAGTCGGCCCGCATCGTCGAGAAGCAGGATCGCGCGACCGCCGTCGGCGAGTAA
- a CDS encoding DUF5343 domain-containing protein, which yields MAVTADKPCPYAPASAILDLVDRHRNRGLPPPINAEVLARASISESLIPRTLYALQALDLIDEAGRPTPTFEGIRLAPEAEYKKRLEDWLKGAYADVFAFADPSQDDDVAIRDAFRSYQPAGQRDRMITLFQGLCAAAGLAPEKPKAQQNRSVLRILPKPTAPAAAKRSSFLKAVARPTASTAHSGLPPALAGLLASLPAAGEGWTADDRAKFVTTFSAVLDFCFPIIKEDAAKQNGDAQ from the coding sequence GTGGCCGTTACAGCAGATAAGCCCTGTCCCTATGCGCCGGCAAGCGCAATCCTTGATCTGGTTGATCGTCACCGCAATCGTGGCTTGCCGCCGCCTATCAATGCAGAGGTTCTCGCCCGCGCGAGCATTTCGGAGAGCTTGATCCCTCGGACCCTGTACGCGCTGCAGGCGCTCGATTTGATTGACGAGGCGGGCAGGCCAACGCCCACCTTCGAAGGTATCCGTCTGGCTCCGGAGGCTGAATATAAGAAGCGCCTTGAGGACTGGCTCAAGGGCGCATACGCCGACGTGTTTGCGTTCGCTGATCCTTCCCAGGATGACGATGTCGCCATTCGCGACGCCTTTCGAAGCTACCAGCCAGCTGGCCAGCGAGATCGAATGATCACGCTCTTTCAGGGATTGTGTGCCGCCGCCGGACTTGCGCCGGAAAAGCCAAAGGCACAGCAGAATCGATCGGTCCTGCGCATTCTTCCGAAACCAACGGCCCCGGCGGCGGCCAAGCGCAGCAGCTTTCTGAAAGCCGTTGCCAGGCCTACTGCTAGCACCGCGCATAGTGGCTTGCCGCCTGCGCTGGCGGGTCTACTGGCTAGCCTGCCAGCAGCCGGCGAGGGTTGGACGGCCGATGACCGCGCAAAGTTCGTGACAACGTTCAGCGCAGTTCTCGATTTCTGTTTTCCGATAATCAAAGAAGACGCAGCTAAACAAAACGGCGACGCCCAATGA